A stretch of Toxoplasma gondii ME49 chromosome V, whole genome shotgun sequence DNA encodes these proteins:
- a CDS encoding hypothetical protein (encoded by transcript TGME49_220240~Signal peptide predicted by SignalP 2.0 HMM (probability 0.911) with cleavage site probability 0.490 at residue 33~Predicted trans-membrane domain (TMHMM2.0):9-29:78-101), with product MEVRHRSVQLFWVVGLLGFLIYVVSLHGSPVNAAVVAESESEAGDTALVLHDTEVMSSGGTSRPQKLVKRVQGFLRRYSAPIRVTVSAIIIFLLGYYAFQYGLRRRPQDGSRRGRQPPDEDRQRGSSPETAPERGTGESDSSGSRSPERFPLGSPPASPDQADDGDGSKKYRVDASSLLGTRSDLTRPSGSSDEASQVHGRQGLDVSASRSPPSPASGGKPVEGPLHSTPATGSPSETVLVPADTQSPCCGAKGSLPKETSPTRDIGTHVPGKRSPPSPSPLQGPRLASFFVGSESGPEGDVVIIHSGGPSSSSGSSGLGDSSVSPSDGDSPTPSAPARGMQQEGPVGGSSSPEQGGRQAQAPISTTTASSPQTGVPPGKAAPTSRSDGKPPPGRTGVDKVGGPSRGRGSPSRSPGTRLSLSKTPRGPVASPTGGLRGRGGSHAASAGRGPLPGPPGKPEQRPGVLGPRTKPFTPKPSWVPPYGTPSSRRVGSRTREPPQSQEQHPQAPSGEGTRDLDGRDQDDSR from the coding sequence ATGGAAGTCAGACACCGTTCTGTCCAGTTATTCTGGGTGGTCGGGTTGCTGGGGTTTTTGATTTATGTAGTGTCACTTCATGGTTCCCCGGTGAATGCCGCGGTTGTTGCCGAATCAGAAAGTGAGGCTGGAGACACTGCCCTTGTGCTTCATGACACTGAAGTCATGAGCTCTGGCGGTACCTCCAGACCCCAGAAATTGGTGAAAAGAGTGCAAGGGTTTCTTCGGCGCTATTCGGCTCCTATCCGAGTTACCGTGTCGGCCATTATTATTTTCCTCCTAGGGTATTACGCTTTCCAGTACGGCCTCCGGAGGCGTCCTCAGGATGGTTCTCGGCGGGGGCGTCAACCCCCCGATGAGGATAGACAAAGAGGCAGCTCGCCGGAGACTGCTCCTGAGCGAGGAACGGGGGAAAGCGATTCTTCGGGTAGTCGGAGTCCCGAAAGATTTCCTCTGGGCTCACCTCCTGCTTCACCAGACCAAGCCGACGATGGCGATGGGTCCAAGAAATATAGGGTGGACGCATCCTCTCTTTTGGGGACCAGAAGTGACTTGACCCGTCCATCGGGTAGTAGTGACGAAGCAAGCCAAGTACACGGCCGTCAAGGCTTGGATGTTTCGGCCTCCAGATCACCACCTTCTCCAGCATCTGGGGGGAAACCCGTAGAGGGGCCTTTACATTCCACACCTGCAACGGGGAGTCCTTCAGAGACTGTCCTTGTACCAGCAGACACACAAAGTCCGTGCTGCGGCGCAAAGGGCTCGCTTCCAAAGGAAACATCCCCGACAAGAGACATCGGAACACACGTTCCCGGAAAACGTTCGCCGCCATCACCGTCCCCACTGCAAGGCCCGCGTCTTGCTTCATTTTTCGTGGGCTCTGAAAGCGGGCCAGAGGGTGACGTCGTCATAATCCACTCAGGTgggccttcttcgtcgtcagGCAGCAGCGGCTTGGGCGACAGCTCAGTTTCACCGTCAGATGGTGACTCACCGACGCCAAGCGCTCCTGCACGAGGCATGCAGCAAGAGGGACCTGTGGGGGGCAGCAGCTCACCGGAGCAAGGAGGGAGGCAGGCACAGGCACCCATTAGTACCACTACTGCTTCCTCCCCACAAACAGGGGTGCCTCCAGGGAAAGCAGCGCCGACATCCAGAAGCGATGGCAAGCCGCCGCCAGGGCGAACGGGCGTCGATAAGGTCGGAGGGCCTTCTCGTGGAAGGGGGTCGCCTTCGCGTAGCCCGGGTACCCGGTTGAGCCTTTCAAAGACCCCACGGGGACCAGTTGCCTCACCGACAGGGGGGCTACGAGGAAGGGGTGGCAGCCATGCAGCATCGGCTGGACGAGGGCCGTTACCAGGTCCTCCCGGGAAACCGGAGCAGCGTCCAGGAGTTCTTGGCCCACGGACGAAGCCCTTCACACCAAAACCTTCGTGGGTGCCACCATACGGAACACCATCATCCCGGCGTGTAGGAAGTCGTACTCGGGAACCGCCACAAAGTCAAGAACAGCATCCGCAGGCCCCGTCTGGCGAGGGGACGCGTGACTTAGACGGTAGAGACCAAGACGACAGCAGGTGA
- a CDS encoding leucine rich repeat-containing protein (encoded by transcript TGME49_220230): MRPPLGTPLFFPSSAPSSPASVRAADAAPRGEAALGCVDVAKPECMSPETSRGLELPPLQALPADALRLETRRSGLLVSRAPTLTEEDASQFVAALHARAVAQYRARASRSQPRGGDACADDIFPTGAPDRAGETSGRRSDGAEDEERPDRDILGVALSGVALNDDSLAILVTCMLRSTFLRVIDLSDNRLTDDSVCILAECLPCLPHLRVLSLSRNRLTAVSIVKAAKAFFPDLSNLPSQKQGASRRELARDVEPPGAAGAGQTTHADEPSEVFHLDLSDNLVGPEGCCAIAETIKCNSCPARLYLRNVGGGCAGLLPLMATESFLKALDFSHTDISPGPPSCAVQEPPSCAVQEPPGASFLHSLRSFSSSSASSCRTAGAVSATRSCSLKKQSPAAPSPPAGEKPKRNGKGYLFRTFQRSRLGRGSPAADAEENAWRLESAALEPGGEGRRAGARGSPASRKRRDEEEWSDELDDYCLQDERDARSRNSLTGGDLQMLLCVAEGLAHLLTSAGALQELNLSYCTWSFADYEETGAEPTGSVHYADQLVDILAEALKGTSSLRSLACAGNGMTAVGLRRLCEGLASPTCRLEELNVACNDLQEVLPLAELLLTNRTIRILDVANCMLPSEAVDQLAAALEENTTLSVLVLAHNSLQPSALLRLSQALKIQQQKVVNADRAEDEERADDKREEECGPAETRKQSAETAKATEGGATRRENQQGSAECVCRLAEQRRPPCCCCWWGSPPNPFNDPSSFSPRMSLAPAARQRLLSLRRRCMLHVLARQEAFASSVSPAASLDVCEVCGGLWGEAEDAAGAGKGKKPVLHAGLDMELASVSLASTPARGLRMLDLSFTTPHDGSALRPLAAALPDLPHLLFLDVSSCSMDVSTVDLFRAAAASRVSPFPSFCSSASPSSSYSPFAPFSPSSASLPVTFPYALCIRGLPLTAIRLDEDEESVDREDAPCTPPQGPSSPLAVSSASPLSSCSSSAPLASSGGIEESGGGGEAGAHAVCCASDWPGEAAVSADGRRRRGSSSSGEASSQTSRLETLRLPEVGGSAAAWRPPDERTETAPPTAEALEDEQQLLSLYSRELSPILPPRQQAQLKALEELHAQQILLQRKREELEKSLLSQLKADDTHADAAEELPPLQDPVDWLHTLSEPETSERTGRTGRSEAKSERRSTSKEKTSFNSEKQKSNRETGLSDNSREEDS; this comes from the exons atgCGTCCTCCACTCGGAAccccgctcttcttcccctcgtctgctccgtcgtctcctgcctctgtGCGAGCGGCCGACGCGGcgccgagaggcgaggcggcgcTCGGCTGCGTCGACGTCGCGAAGCCTGAATGCATGTCCCCCGAGACGTCGCGCGGCTTGGAACTGCCGCCGCTCCAGGCTCTGCCCGCGGACGCGTTGCGTCTGGAGACGAGGCGAAGCggccttctcgtctcccgcgCGCCGACGCTGACTGAGGAAGACGCTTCCCAGTTTGTGGCGgccttgcatgcgcgggcAGTCGCGCAGTATCGAGCGCGCGCGAGCCGCTCGCAGCCTCGGGGCGGCGACGCCTGCGCGGACGACATCTTCCCGACAGGCGCGCCAGATCGCGCGGGGGAGACATCCGGGAGACGATCCGacggagcagaagacgaagagcgaccAGACAGGGACATTCTGGGAGTCGCCCTCAGTGGAGTGGCTCTCAACGACGACAGCCTCGCGATTCTCGTCACATGCATGCTCAGATCGACGTTTCTCCGAGTTATCGACCTCTCGGATAACCGGCTGACAGAC gacAGCGTATGCATCCTCGCAGAGTGTCTGCCCTGTTTGCCTCACCTGCGGGTGCTGAGTCTGAGCCGCAACCGCCTGACGGCTGTATCGATCGTGAAAGCGGCGAAAGCGTTCTTCCCAGACCTCTCCAATCTGCCCTCGCAGAAACAGGGCGCGTCGAGGCGCGAGCTCGCGAGGGATGTCGAGCCACCCGGAGCGGCAGGCGCTGGCCaaacgacgcatgcagacgagcCATCAGAAGTTTTTCATCTCGACCTCTCGGACAACCTCGTCGGTCCTGAAGGCTGCTGCGCGATTGCAGAG ACCATCAAGTGCAACAGCTGTCCGGCTCGGTTGTACCTCCGCAACGTCGGTGGCGGCTGCGCTGGTCTACTGCCTCTCATGGCCACTGAGTCCTTTCTGAAGgctctcgacttctcccATACAGACATCTCCCCCGGCCCACCCAGCTGCGCCGTCCAAGAACCGCCCAGCTGCGCCGTCCAAGAACCGCCTGGCGCCTCCTTTTTGCACTCTCTccgctcgttttcttcctcctcggcttcttcctgtAGGACAGCGGGTGCGGTCTCTGCGACTCGATCGTGTTCCCTGAAGAAGCAGTCTCCTgctgcgccttcgccgccggcgggggagaagccgaagcgAAACGGCAAAGGCTACTTGTTTCGAACGTTCCAGAGGTCTCGGCTAGGACGCGGGAGCCCTGCGGCGGACGCTGAGGAGAACGCTTGGCGACTGGAGAGCGCGGCTCTGGAACCAGGAGGCGAGGGCAGAAGAGCCGGAGCAAGAGGCTCGCCAGCAagcaggaaacggagagacgaagaagaatggTCAGATGAACTCGATGACTACTGCCTccaggacgagagagacgcgcgcagCCGGAACAGCCTCACTGGTGGAGACTTGCAAAtgctcctctgcgtcgcggaAGGCCTCGCCCACCTTCTCACCTCGGCAG gAGCGCTGCAAGAGCTAAATTTGTCGTACTGCACCTGGTCGTTCGCCGACtacgaggagacaggcgcggaGCCCACCGGCTCGGTTCACTACGCAGACCAGCTAGTCGACATCCTCGCGGAAGCTCTGAAAGGAACTTCGTCTCTTCGATCTCTCGCTTGCGCAG GCAACGGCATGACGGCTGTGGGACTCCGGCGCCTCTGCGAGGGCCTCGCCTCGCCCACCTGCCGGCTGGAGGAATTAAACGTTGCATGCAACGACCTTCAAGAGGTCCTCCCTCTCGCCGAGCTCCTCCTGACCAATCGAACGATTCG AATTCTCGATGTAGCGAACTGCATGCTGCCGAGCGAGGCGGTGGACCAGCTGGCTGCGGCGTTGGAGGAGAACACAACTCTGTCGGTTCTTGTTCTCGCTCACAACTCTCTGCAGCCTTCCgcgctgcttcgcctctctcaaGCTCTCAAAATTCAACAGCAGAAAGTCGTGAACGCAGACCgagcggaagacgaagagcgcgcagacgacaagagagaagaagaatgcgGACCTGCCGAGACCAGAAAGCagagcgcggagacagcgaaggcaaCCGAAGGCGGTGcgacgagacgagagaaccAGCAGGGATCTGCAGAGTGCGTGTGCCGTCTGGCGGAGCAGAGACGACCACCGTGTTGCTGCTGCTGGTGGGGGTCACCTCCCAATCCGTTCAACGAcccctcgtctttctctccgcgtATGTCGCTCGCTCCCGCTGCTCGGCAGaggcttctttcgcttcgaaGAAGATGCATGCTCCACGTCCTAGCTCGACAGGAAGCCTTCGCTTCGTCGGTGTCTCCTGCCGCGTCTCTGGATGTGTGTGAGGTGTGTGGAGGCTTGtggggagaggcagaagacgcggcgggagcagggaaaggaaaaaaacctgttttgcatgcaggtcTGGACATGGAACTTGCgtcggtctctctcgccagCACCCCCGCGCGCGGCCTTCGGATGCTCGATCTCTCCTTCACCACG CCTCACGACGGCTCTGCACTGCGACCGCTTGCTGCTGCTCTTCCCGACCTTCCgcatcttcttttcctcgacgTCTCGAGTTG CTCCATGGATGTGTCAACCGTCGATCTCTTTCGAGCTGCGGCTGCgtcgcgcgtctcgcctttcccctccttctgttcttctgcctctccttcttcttcgtattctcccttcgctcctttctctccttcctcggcgtctctccccgTCACCTTCCCTTACGCGCTCTGCATTCGCGGACTTCCTCTGACGGCCATTCGCCTGGACGAGGATGAAGAAAgcgtcgacagagaggacgcgcCCTGCACACCGCCACAGGGTCCCTCCTCTCCGCTCGCcgtttcttccgcctctcccctttcttcttgttcttcatCGGCGCCGCTGGCGTCCTCCGGTGGTATTGAGGagagcggcggcggcggggaggcaggcgcgcatgcagtgtgcTGCGCGTCCGACTGGCCTGGCGAGGCAGCGGTGTCGGCGGACGGGAGGAGGCGTCGAGGTAGTTCGAGCTCAGGAGAGGCATCCAGTCAGACAAGCAGACTGGAGACGCTTCGTTTGCCGGAAGTTGGAGGTTCCGCCGCTGCGTGGAGACCGCCTGACGAACGGACAGAGACGGCGCCGCCCACAGCTGAGGCTCTAGAAGAtgagcagcagctgctttcGCTCTACTCTAGGGAGCTGTCTCCAATTCTCCCGCCTAGACAGCAGGCGCAGCTGAAGGCGCTggaggaactgcatgcgcagcaaATTCTCctgcagaggaaacgcgaggaactcgagaaaagtCTGCTGTCGCAGCTGAAGGCAGACGACACACACG CAGACGCAGCCGAGGAACTGCCGCCACTGCAGGATCCTGTCGACTGGCTACATACGCTGTCGGAGCCTGAGACGTCGGAGAGAACAGGCAGAACAGGCCGGAGtgaggcgaagagcgagaggagatcGACAagcaaggagaaaacgagtttcaacagcgagaaacagaaaagcaaCCGCGAGACCGGGTTGTCAGAcaacagcagagaggaagacagttag
- a CDS encoding pseudouridine synthase (encoded by transcript TGME49_220212) — translation METGALSPPVLSSSSSSPSSSSSPSSSSPSFSSSSSSSPSPLSIPSGAGKERELAGAASPGEAKRKKQKRAFNWDAVPTAHFLLKVAYDGSAYSGIAYQGEHSAVRTVEGELFAALEKTCLIRDRNNCNFSRCGRTDKGVHAAGNCVSLTLRVKDPAQRRFPEENYDYAAVLNAVLPGDIRIVASAPVSPTFDARFDCTGRVYKYFFHSEGLDLQRMHQAAQRFVGEHNFRYFCKLDPRQYRNPRRTLTSFAVESAGDGVCAVATIAGRSFLWHQVRFMMAALLKVGRGSCDESYIVDLLKRGEEEEREEEEEREHREREQERKQRDGGEEERDQAREMGDETEVKKERREDAAALPREPQEEEKLEPRTTDRVSPPPSCSSSFSLAPSSCVAPSAEPPGSLEKHGGREEGKKRKREKVKAKAFSAGLAPAAPGCLVLFDCRFDCVRWDRRDRRGETGESGGEEAAREVETPMHSAQRNAGARLDVEKKRGALNTRETFQNQCRKALERVQVLRCLGGMP, via the exons atGGAGACGGGGGCTCTTTCCCCGCCAGTCTtgtcatcttcttcttcctctccgtcctcttcttcctctccttcttcttcctctccttctttttcatcttcttcctcttcctctccttctcccctttcgaTCCCTTCTGGAGCAGGGAAAGAGCGCGAGCTTGCAGGAGCTGCGTCACCtggcgaggcgaagagaaagaagcagaaacgcgcaTTCAACTGGGACGCTGTACCTACAGCCCACTTTCTGCTCAAGGTCGCGTACGATGGCAGCGCCTATTCT GGCATAGCGTATCAGGGCGAACACTCAGCTGTACGTACTGTTGAAGGCGAACTCTTTGCCGCTCTGGAGAAAACATGTCTCATTCGAGACAGAAATAACTG CAACTTCTCCAGGTGTGGGCGCACAGACAAAGGCGTCCATGCGGCCGGCAACTGCGTTTCGCTCACCCTTCGAGTAAA GGATCCGGCGCAGCGGCGTTTTCCGGAAG AGAACTATGACTACGCTGCGGTCCTCAACGCGGTGCTTCCTGGAGATATTCGCATCGTTGCGTCTGCGCCGGTCTCTCCAACTTTTGACGCGAG ATTCGACTGCACCGGGCGCGTCTACAAATACTTCTTCCACTCTGAGGGCCTGGAcctgcagcgcatgcatcaGGCGGCTCAACGATTC GTGGGCGAACACAACTTCCGCTACTTCTGCAAGCTCGATCCTCGCCAGTACAGGAATCCGAG ACGGACGCTCACGTCCTTCGCCGTCGAGTCTGCCGGCGACGGCGTTTGCGCCGTGGCGACCATCGCCGGTCGGTCCTTTTTATGGCACCAa GTTCGCTTCATGATGGCGGCGCTGCTGAAGGTGGGTCGGGGGTCGTGCGACGAATCCTACATCGTCGATTTActgaagagaggagaagaggaagagcgagaagaagaggaagagcgagaacacagagagagagaacaggagagaaagcaaagagacggaggtgaagaggagagagaccaagCAAGAGAGatgggagacgagacagaagtcAAGAAGGAGCGACGTGAAGACGCAGCTGCGTTACCGCGGGAGcctcaggaagaagagaaactcgaacCTAGAACCACCGACCGCgtctcgccgcctccttcttgttcttcctctttctctctcgctccttcgTCGTGTGTTGCCCCGAGTGCCGAGCCACCAGGCTCCCTTGAAAAGCATGGAGGTCgcgaggaggggaagaagaggaagcgcgagaaagtgaaggcgaaggcgtTTTCAGCTGGGCTCGCTCCCGCAGCGCCTGGCTGTCTCGTCCTGTTCGACTGTCGCTTCGACTGCGTCCGCTGGGATAGACGAGaccggcgaggagagacgggggagagcggaggcgaggaagcagcgagagaggtggagacacCGATGCACTCAGCGCAACGGAACGCTGGCGCGAGACTCGacgtggaaaagaagagaggcgcccTGAACACCAGAGAGACCTTTCAG aatCAATGCCGGAAGGCGCTGGAGCGCGTTCAGGTGCTTCGGTGTCTCGGCGGGATGCCTTGA